The following proteins are co-located in the Clostridiales bacterium genome:
- the spoIVA gene encoding stage IV sporulation protein A, with amino-acid sequence MENLNIYESIAERTQGDIYVGVVGPVRTGKSTFIKRFMDLLVIPNVTNTYVKERVVDELPQSGAGKTITTTEPKFVPAEAVSIELPGNINFKVRMVDCVGYMVKNALGHQENGKARMVSTPWQERQIPFEEAAEIGTRKVIADHSTIGIVVTTDGSIGEIDRDSYIPAEERVVRELKELKKPFVIVLNALDPDAEDTRELKCLMEEKYEVPVIAANCARMSTKVLNQILSETLFEFPAAQIKFRLPGFIDGLPNEHWIKATLIQNIKDWSKTFDNIRDIQSTIAGLEDGDVVQAIAVNNMDLGTGDIEVEVVPVEGLFYKVIQELTGQEVANDYQFFGLIKEFAQAKKSYDKLKDAMVQVDDSGYGIVQPKLSEMVLEEPEIFKQGNKFGVRLKAKAPSLHIIKTDITTEVSPVVGSEKQSEDLIRYLLTEFENNPAKIWETNLFGKSLHEMVSEQMENKLTNVPDHIRFKVQRSLQKISDEGKEYFICIVL; translated from the coding sequence TTGGAAAACCTAAATATATATGAAAGCATAGCTGAGAGGACTCAGGGCGACATCTATGTAGGGGTTGTAGGACCGGTAAGGACAGGGAAATCAACTTTTATCAAACGATTTATGGATTTGCTTGTGATCCCAAATGTGACAAACACCTATGTGAAAGAGCGGGTCGTAGATGAGCTTCCCCAGAGTGGAGCGGGAAAAACCATAACGACTACCGAACCGAAGTTTGTTCCTGCTGAGGCGGTATCAATTGAGCTTCCGGGTAATATCAACTTTAAGGTGCGAATGGTTGACTGTGTCGGCTATATGGTTAAGAATGCGTTGGGCCATCAGGAGAACGGAAAAGCAAGGATGGTAAGCACGCCTTGGCAGGAAAGACAGATTCCATTCGAAGAAGCCGCGGAAATTGGCACCAGAAAAGTTATTGCTGATCATTCTACCATAGGTATTGTTGTTACGACAGATGGGTCGATTGGAGAAATCGACCGAGACAGCTACATCCCAGCAGAAGAGCGAGTCGTCAGGGAACTGAAGGAACTGAAAAAACCCTTTGTCATTGTATTAAACGCATTGGATCCTGATGCGGAAGATACGAGAGAGCTGAAATGTCTCATGGAAGAAAAATACGAAGTCCCGGTTATCGCTGCAAACTGCGCACGAATGAGCACTAAGGTGCTGAATCAGATTCTGAGCGAAACACTGTTTGAATTCCCTGCGGCACAAATCAAATTCCGACTTCCCGGATTTATTGATGGCTTGCCGAACGAGCACTGGATTAAAGCAACTTTAATTCAGAATATCAAGGACTGGAGCAAGACATTTGATAATATTAGAGATATCCAGAGCACAATTGCCGGTCTGGAAGACGGTGATGTAGTGCAGGCCATCGCAGTAAACAATATGGATCTGGGTACCGGAGATATTGAGGTTGAAGTTGTCCCAGTTGAAGGGCTCTTCTATAAAGTGATTCAAGAGCTAACTGGTCAGGAAGTGGCCAATGATTATCAGTTCTTTGGACTGATAAAGGAATTCGCTCAGGCGAAGAAATCTTATGATAAGTTGAAAGATGCAATGGTTCAGGTTGATGATTCGGGATACGGCATCGTACAGCCCAAGCTTTCCGAAATGGTTTTAGAGGAACCAGAGATCTTTAAACAGGGCAATAAATTCGGCGTCAGACTGAAAGCGAAAGCACCTTCACTGCACATTATTAAAACAGACATTACCACAGAAGTATCACCAGTTGTGGGGAGCGAAAAGCAAAGCGAGGATTTGATTCGTTACCTGCTCACCGAATTTGAAAACAATCCTGCAAAGATATGGGAAACGAATCTCTTCGGAAAATCACTGCATGAAATGGTGTCAGAGCAGATGGAGAATAAGCTGACCAATGTGCCTGATCACATCCGATTCAAGGTTCAGCGGTCTCTTCAGAAAATATCTGACGAGGGCAAAGAATACTTTATCTGCATCGTTCTGTGA
- the kdpF gene encoding K(+)-transporting ATPase subunit F, with the protein MNFILAVSACLAVGLLVYLFYVLFRGENL; encoded by the coding sequence GTGAATTTTATTCTAGCGGTTTCAGCCTGCCTAGCAGTGGGTTTGCTGGTTTATTTATTTTATGTTTTGTTTAGAGGTGAGAATCTATGA
- a CDS encoding S-layer homology domain-containing protein: protein MEANLTITPATVTVTADAKSKAYGAADPELTYTSSVEGLTFTGELEREAGEDVGTYKINQGSLSAGANYTVTYVEANLTITPATVTVTADAKSKAYGAADPELTYTSSVEGLTFTGELEREAGEDVGTYKINQGSLALKDNGSFRAGNYTLSYIEANLSIAAGTGAELNVKNYNNVYDAKAYSITVGSLPENGNTILYSQNETDWSEILPTFTSVTAEKIVYVKVLNPNYVERTGTGTVIINPRPITLTAKSAVLDWTGAPLNVAAPGYEITAGTLAEGQSITSATVSEAQTESGTYETTVGEAEIGENTSNYEITYVKGSLVINQLNMDQEVSSEGYEGVYDGTGHGIKVSAPSGATVTYDVENSMTNVGEGTVTYTVTKPGYKSVTGSAMIRINPREITITANSKSKRYDGTPLTDSGYSVTKGTVAAGDNIISVTVIGTQTSRGTSDNIAKDAVIMDGETNVTSNYDILYAKGTLNVTRRSSGGGDKDNTTTITDEEVPGGPLLNMVDHYAYIQGYPDETVRPQGNITREEVAAVFFRLLDPTYRETIRTTEEDYSDVAESRWSVKHIGTLSNGQVLTGYADGSFRPGAFMTKAELATVASRFDALSEPGDVKFSDVSGHWAEKYILSAAAKGWVKGYEDGTFKPDQYITRAEFVTLVNNVLERSVQEENILPDAIQFKDLQKGKWYYEAMQEAINSHNYERAADGFEKWTEIFYPVNEM from the coding sequence GTGGAAGCAAACCTGACGATCACCCCGGCAACTGTGACCGTAACGGCAGATGCAAAGAGCAAAGCCTACGGAGCAGCCGATCCTGAACTGACTTACACAAGCAGTGTGGAAGGTTTGACCTTCACAGGCGAACTTGAAAGAGAAGCAGGAGAAGATGTCGGGACATACAAGATCAACCAGGGAAGCCTGAGTGCAGGAGCAAACTATACGGTAACGTATGTGGAAGCAAACCTGACGATCACCCCGGCAACTGTGACCGTAACGGCAGATGCAAAGAGCAAAGCCTACGGAGCAGCCGATCCTGAACTGACTTACACAAGCAGTGTGGAAGGTTTGACCTTCACAGGCGAACTTGAAAGAGAAGCAGGAGAAGATGTCGGGACATACAAGATCAACCAGGGAAGCCTGGCGCTTAAGGACAACGGAAGCTTCAGGGCCGGCAATTACACACTGAGCTACATCGAAGCAAATCTGAGCATCGCAGCAGGAACAGGAGCAGAGCTCAATGTCAAAAACTACAACAACGTATACGATGCTAAGGCATATAGTATCACTGTAGGCAGTCTTCCTGAGAATGGCAATACAATCTTGTACAGCCAGAATGAAACGGACTGGAGTGAGATTTTACCAACGTTCACATCTGTGACAGCAGAAAAAATCGTTTATGTAAAAGTGTTAAATCCGAATTATGTTGAAAGAACGGGAACAGGAACTGTTATCATTAACCCAAGACCGATCACCTTAACTGCAAAGAGTGCAGTGCTTGACTGGACCGGAGCGCCGCTGAACGTAGCAGCACCGGGCTATGAAATCACAGCAGGAACACTGGCAGAAGGACAGAGCATCACAAGTGCAACCGTATCGGAAGCGCAGACAGAATCTGGAACTTACGAAACGACAGTAGGAGAGGCAGAAATCGGAGAAAACACCTCCAATTATGAAATCACCTATGTCAAGGGAAGCTTGGTGATCAACCAGCTGAACATGGATCAGGAAGTAAGTTCAGAAGGATACGAAGGCGTATACGACGGAACGGGGCACGGAATCAAAGTGAGTGCACCGTCAGGAGCAACGGTAACGTACGATGTGGAAAACTCCATGACGAACGTAGGGGAAGGAACCGTAACGTACACAGTAACCAAACCGGGATACAAGTCGGTAACGGGAAGCGCGATGATCAGGATTAACCCGAGAGAGATAACAATTACAGCCAACAGCAAGAGCAAGAGATACGATGGGACGCCTCTAACCGACAGTGGGTACAGCGTGACGAAAGGAACAGTTGCTGCAGGAGATAATATCATAAGCGTTACTGTGATCGGAACTCAGACATCTAGAGGAACTTCTGATAATATCGCAAAAGATGCGGTAATCATGGATGGAGAGACAAATGTGACATCCAACTATGATATCTTGTATGCAAAGGGCACTCTGAATGTTACAAGAAGAAGTTCTGGCGGTGGAGATAAGGATAACACCACTACCATTACAGACGAAGAAGTACCCGGAGGGCCGCTCCTGAACATGGTTGATCATTATGCTTACATTCAAGGTTATCCCGATGAGACGGTAAGACCACAAGGGAATATCACCAGAGAAGAAGTTGCAGCCGTATTCTTCAGACTATTGGATCCGACTTACAGAGAAACGATCCGAACAACCGAAGAAGATTACAGCGATGTGGCAGAAAGCAGATGGTCAGTCAAGCATATTGGGACCCTGTCAAACGGTCAGGTTCTCACAGGTTATGCTGACGGAAGTTTCAGACCTGGAGCATTTATGACAAAGGCAGAACTGGCGACGGTTGCATCAAGATTTGACGCACTGTCCGAGCCTGGTGATGTTAAGTTCTCAGATGTCAGCGGACACTGGGCTGAAAAGTATATCCTCTCCGCAGCAGCGAAGGGATGGGTAAAAGGATATGAAGACGGCACTTTCAAACCGGATCAGTACATTACAAGAGCGGAATTTGTAACTTTGGTCAATAATGTATTGGAACGCAGCGTGCAAGAGGAAAATATCCTTCCGGATGCAATTCAATTTAAGGATTTGCAGAAGGGCAAATGGTACTATGAAGCCATGCAGGAAGCAATCAACAGTCATAATTATGAAAGAGCTGCTGATGGCTTCGAGAAATGGACCGAGATTTTCTATCCGGTAAATGAGATGTAA
- a CDS encoding VWA domain-containing protein, translating to MKPKKALALFLVMIMCISLVPANAFADASDGVTVRKTATPVPGLDRNYDITLELAGDEIETVKPVDITLVFDVSGSMGDTSNGRTRMQMTIDAANTFIDSVMAKNTAAGNANNVRVSIVKFSELASVYRFAGSAGWKDSIGSNNGHKYYTDVASTAKSIISSLRPDGGTNTEAGFMAAKAVSDVRNSNGDHVSGRSADSYVIFMTDGVPTYRITSGGWGNGNADSGGSGSSTNNNEFNEAVVAGKALQDAGNIVYTVGLLIGYGSGSADMKCADALLADDGYYTRSNTGIFGAVVYTKATDRTAYSSQYTSISQVAGAADAIKNAYSSIANDINARATGTVTDIVPAGFTVVPGSVRPTTATVTVNPDGTTTITVNNISTGPENDPNLITYRVIANEGTYGSAYTNVSATYTYTLNETGTTGSTIFPKPVVPLAPIAVADTATTSVGETAYINVLSNDVNAKITEGGGAVTDLRIEDLSAITGPSGASVSITDGKVNFTAIAPGTYTFTYRAVATVEISGQESIVKSVPATVTVTVTGAISYSASGYQGVYDGSSHGITVTSTGVEIRYGTIEGTYGTTAPTYKNVGVYTVYYQITKPGYASITGSRTVTITPKAATVETGSASKVYDGTPLTNSTVTLGGIIVGDTVTATATGTQTIVGNSNNTVTTAGADKGNYTFTETLGTLTVTKGTLSYSSSGYEGVYDGSSHGITVMSTGAAIKYGTVEGTYDVTAPTYKNVGEYTVYYQIAKPGYTTVTGSETVKITPAPVTVTADAKSKAYGAADPELTYTSSVEGLTFTGELEREAGEDVGTYKINQGSLSAGANYTVTYVEANLTITPATVTVTADAKSKAYGAADPELTYTSSVEGLTFTGELEREAGEDVGTYKINQGSLSAGANYTVTYVEANLTITPATVTVTADAKSKAYGAADPELTYTSSVEGLTFTGELEREAGEDVGTYKINQGSLSAGANYTVTYVEANLTITPATVAVTADAKSKAYGAADPELTYTSSVEGLTFTGELEREAGEDVGTYKINQGSLSAGANYTVTYVEANLTITPATVTVTADAKSKAYGAADPELTYTSSVEGLTFTGELEREAGEDVGTYKINQGSLSAGANYTVTYVEANLTITPATVTVTADAKSKAYGAADPELTYTSSVEGLTFTGELEREAGEDVGTYKINQEA from the coding sequence ATGAAACCCAAAAAAGCCTTAGCACTTTTTCTGGTTATGATAATGTGCATTAGTCTTGTCCCTGCAAATGCATTTGCAGACGCTAGTGATGGTGTTACAGTAAGGAAGACAGCTACGCCTGTTCCGGGTTTAGATCGCAATTATGATATAACCTTAGAACTGGCAGGCGATGAAATTGAAACGGTTAAGCCGGTCGATATTACTTTAGTATTCGACGTATCTGGAAGTATGGGTGACACAAGTAATGGCAGAACCAGAATGCAGATGACCATAGATGCTGCTAATACTTTTATTGACAGTGTTATGGCGAAAAACACGGCTGCTGGAAACGCCAATAATGTCAGAGTCTCCATTGTTAAGTTTTCTGAATTAGCTAGCGTATATCGATTTGCAGGCAGTGCAGGCTGGAAGGATAGCATTGGCAGCAACAATGGCCATAAGTATTATACTGATGTTGCTTCAACAGCAAAAAGCATAATCAGCAGCTTGCGTCCTGATGGGGGAACCAATACTGAAGCCGGATTCATGGCTGCAAAAGCAGTTTCAGATGTCAGAAACAGTAATGGTGACCATGTCAGCGGACGTAGTGCTGATAGTTATGTTATCTTCATGACGGATGGTGTGCCGACTTACCGAATTACTTCCGGAGGATGGGGTAATGGAAATGCCGACTCGGGCGGTAGTGGTAGTTCCACCAACAATAATGAATTTAACGAGGCAGTTGTGGCAGGAAAGGCATTGCAGGATGCCGGTAATATAGTATATACGGTTGGCCTGCTGATAGGATATGGATCTGGCTCTGCAGACATGAAGTGCGCAGACGCCCTATTGGCTGACGATGGATATTACACTAGGAGTAATACAGGAATTTTTGGAGCCGTTGTATATACGAAGGCTACCGACAGGACTGCATATTCTTCTCAGTATACATCCATCTCTCAGGTTGCTGGAGCAGCAGATGCTATCAAGAATGCCTATTCCAGTATCGCAAATGACATTAACGCCAGAGCGACTGGAACCGTGACGGACATTGTTCCGGCAGGCTTTACTGTAGTGCCTGGCAGTGTAAGACCTACCACAGCTACTGTAACAGTGAATCCAGATGGAACAACTACAATTACAGTAAACAATATCAGTACTGGGCCTGAGAATGATCCAAACCTGATCACTTATCGCGTGATCGCAAATGAGGGAACTTATGGCTCGGCTTATACCAATGTTAGCGCAACATATACGTACACGTTGAACGAAACAGGTACAACGGGATCGACAATATTTCCAAAACCCGTGGTGCCGCTTGCTCCGATTGCTGTTGCAGATACAGCAACAACTTCAGTAGGTGAGACTGCATATATTAATGTTTTGTCAAATGATGTGAACGCAAAGATAACTGAGGGCGGAGGAGCCGTAACAGATCTTCGAATTGAAGATTTATCAGCGATTACAGGTCCTTCAGGAGCATCGGTAAGCATTACTGACGGAAAGGTTAATTTCACAGCAATCGCACCAGGGACATATACATTTACGTATCGCGCGGTGGCTACTGTTGAGATAAGCGGCCAGGAGTCAATTGTCAAATCAGTGCCGGCGACAGTTACAGTTACAGTTACAGGTGCAATCAGCTATAGTGCATCCGGATATCAAGGCGTATACGATGGATCCAGCCATGGCATCACAGTAACGTCAACCGGAGTAGAGATCAGGTACGGTACGATTGAAGGAACGTATGGTACTACAGCACCGACTTACAAGAACGTAGGTGTGTACACCGTTTACTATCAGATCACCAAACCGGGATATGCTTCCATAACAGGAAGCAGAACGGTTACAATTACACCAAAGGCAGCAACTGTAGAAACGGGAAGTGCAAGCAAGGTATATGACGGAACACCGCTGACAAACAGCACCGTGACACTGGGCGGAATCATCGTAGGTGATACTGTTACCGCAACGGCAACAGGAACACAGACGATAGTTGGAAACTCAAACAACACCGTGACAACAGCAGGAGCCGACAAGGGGAACTACACGTTCACCGAAACCCTTGGAACCCTGACAGTAACGAAAGGTACTTTAAGCTACAGTTCTTCAGGTTATGAAGGCGTATACGATGGATCCAGCCATGGCATTACAGTAATGTCAACCGGAGCCGCGATCAAGTATGGAACGGTTGAAGGAACATATGATGTAACTGCACCGACTTACAAGAACGTGGGCGAGTATACCGTTTATTATCAGATCGCCAAACCTGGCTACACCACCGTGACCGGAAGTGAGACGGTGAAAATTACACCAGCTCCTGTGACCGTAACGGCAGATGCAAAGAGCAAAGCCTACGGAGCAGCCGATCCTGAACTGACTTACACAAGCAGTGTGGAAGGTTTGACCTTCACAGGCGAACTTGAAAGAGAAGCAGGAGAAGATGTCGGGACATACAAGATCAACCAGGGAAGCCTGAGTGCAGGAGCAAACTATACGGTAACGTATGTGGAAGCAAACCTGACGATCACCCCGGCAACTGTGACCGTAACGGCAGATGCAAAGAGCAAAGCCTACGGAGCAGCCGATCCTGAACTGACTTACACAAGCAGTGTGGAAGGTTTGACCTTCACAGGCGAACTTGAAAGAGAAGCAGGAGAAGATGTCGGGACATACAAGATCAACCAGGGAAGCCTGAGTGCAGGAGCAAACTATACGGTAACGTATGTGGAAGCAAACCTGACGATCACCCCGGCAACTGTGACCGTAACGGCAGATGCAAAGAGCAAAGCCTACGGAGCAGCCGATCCTGAACTGACTTACACAAGCAGTGTGGAAGGTTTGACCTTCACAGGCGAGCTTGAAAGAGAAGCAGGAGAAGATGTCGGGACATACAAGATCAACCAGGGAAGCCTGAGTGCAGGAGCAAACTATACGGTAACGTATGTGGAAGCAAACCTGACGATCACCCCGGCCACTGTGGCCGTAACGGCAGATGCAAAGAGCAAAGCCTACGGAGCAGCCGATCCTGAACTGACTTACACAAGCAGTGTGGAAGGTTTGACCTTCACAGGCGAGCTTGAAAGAGAAGCAGGAGAAGATGTCGGGACATACAAGATCAACCAGGGAAGCCTGAGTGCAGGAGCAAACTATACGGTAACGTATGTGGAAGCAAACCTGACGATCACCCCGGCAACTGTGACCGTAACGGCAGATGCAAAGAGCAAAGCCTACGGAGCAGCCGATCCTGAACTGACTTACACAAGCAGTGTGGAAGGTTTGACCTTCACAGGCGAGCTTGAAAGAGAAGCAGGAGAAGATGTCGGGACATACAAGATCAACCAGGGAAGCCTGAGTGCAGGAGCAAACTATACGGTAACGTATGTGGAAGCAAACCTGACGATCACCCCGGCAACTGTGACCGTAACGGCAGATGCAAAGAGCAAAGCCTACGGAGCAGCCGATCCTGAACTGACTTACACAAGCAGTGTGGAAGGTTTGACCTTCACAGGCGAGCTTGAAAGAGAAGCAGGAGAAGATGTCGGGACATACAAGATCAACCAGGAAGCCTGA
- a CDS encoding transglutaminase domain-containing protein has product MRVRLMLATALVIIGIFAGTSAVYGAEYFDSKDLGSGVVHITYDGGGKTKVIIQKDDKKYTYDINSVGKTESFPLQLGNGKYKVSLYKNTSGNSYKLIAAEDFNVKISNPESVYLTSTQNIDWNIDSKAVKKAVELTKDIDGVEKKAKVLWDFMVNNNAYDYDKLSKLPSGYVPIIDQTLAEKKGICYDFSSLYAAMLRSQGTPAKLVKGYAPKNAVGYHAWNEVYDQKNKEWIIIDTTYDVQVIKKNPKVSMTKNSTDFNKVYEY; this is encoded by the coding sequence ATGAGAGTTAGATTAATGCTAGCAACGGCGCTGGTCATAATAGGGATTTTTGCCGGAACATCGGCAGTTTACGGAGCAGAATATTTTGACAGTAAGGATCTGGGCAGCGGTGTGGTACATATCACCTATGATGGTGGAGGTAAGACCAAAGTCATTATTCAGAAAGACGATAAGAAATATACATATGATATTAACAGTGTGGGAAAAACGGAGAGCTTTCCTTTGCAACTCGGAAACGGGAAGTACAAGGTAAGTCTCTATAAGAATACTTCGGGAAATTCATATAAACTGATTGCAGCAGAAGATTTTAATGTCAAAATATCAAATCCTGAATCTGTCTATCTGACATCGACACAGAACATCGACTGGAATATTGATTCGAAAGCAGTGAAGAAGGCCGTTGAATTGACGAAGGATATTGATGGGGTTGAAAAAAAAGCAAAGGTACTCTGGGATTTCATGGTCAATAACAATGCCTACGATTATGACAAGCTATCCAAACTACCCAGCGGATATGTTCCTATAATCGATCAGACGTTAGCAGAAAAAAAGGGAATCTGCTACGACTTTTCTTCCCTATATGCAGCAATGCTGAGAAGCCAGGGTACACCAGCAAAGCTTGTGAAAGGCTATGCACCGAAAAATGCGGTTGGGTATCATGCATGGAATGAGGTTTATGATCAAAAAAATAAAGAATGGATCATCATCGATACCACCTATGATGTTCAGGTAATCAAAAAAAATCCAAAAGTTTCAATGACTAAAAATTCTACAGACTTTAATAAGGTGTATGAGTACTAA
- the kdpA gene encoding potassium-transporting ATPase subunit KdpA produces the protein MSLIIIQMTIYLLLLITLSVPLGTYIYRVMTGQKVFLTPVLAPVENGIYRVLGIRDRYEMKPREYTAAVVLFSIICLVFVFGIQMLQNYLPLNPEHLEEVDWDLAFNTAASFVSNTNWQAYAGEVTLSYLTQSIGLTVQNFLSAAIGIAVLFVLIRGFVVKQEKTIGNFWVDLTRSTLYVLIPLSLVLAILLVSQGVVQTLAPYHQVISYESGVSQTILLGPAASQIAIKQLGTNGGGFFGMNSAFPLENPTAFSNLLELLAILIIPAALCVSFGKAVKDHRQGRAVYIAMIVLFIAALAGAIVCEQFTAPLFDGVMAAGNMEGKEVVHGIGTSALWSVATTAASNGSVNSMHDSFTPLGGMIPMFLMQLGEIVFGGVGSGLYGMIAFVILTVFIAGLMVGRTPEYLGKKIEPYDMKMVCLIVLVPPLMTLFGTAAAVLVPEAASWLTNTGAHGFSEILYAFSSLGNNNGSAFGGFNANTVFTNVTGGIIMLLVRYIPLIAVIYLAGSLAGKKSVAVSEGTLSTSNLMFVSLLIGIIIIIAALSFLPALALGPIADYFTTLN, from the coding sequence ATGAGTTTAATTATCATCCAGATGACAATTTATCTTTTGTTGCTGATTACACTTTCCGTTCCGCTGGGGACTTATATCTATCGGGTCATGACTGGACAAAAAGTTTTTCTGACTCCGGTACTGGCACCTGTTGAAAACGGGATTTATAGAGTGTTGGGGATTCGTGACAGATACGAAATGAAGCCGCGGGAATACACCGCTGCGGTAGTTTTGTTCAGTATCATCTGCCTTGTGTTTGTTTTCGGAATCCAAATGCTGCAAAACTATTTACCCTTGAATCCGGAACATTTGGAGGAGGTAGACTGGGATCTGGCATTTAACACTGCAGCTAGCTTTGTTTCGAACACAAACTGGCAGGCGTATGCAGGAGAAGTAACGCTATCCTATTTAACACAAAGCATTGGTTTGACCGTCCAGAATTTTTTATCTGCTGCAATCGGAATTGCGGTTTTGTTTGTACTGATCAGAGGTTTTGTAGTGAAACAAGAAAAAACAATCGGTAACTTCTGGGTAGACCTGACACGGTCAACATTATATGTCCTTATTCCGCTTTCGCTTGTGCTGGCGATATTGCTTGTTTCACAGGGAGTGGTCCAAACTCTGGCACCTTATCATCAAGTGATAAGCTATGAAAGCGGAGTGTCCCAGACGATTCTGCTGGGCCCGGCAGCAAGTCAGATTGCCATCAAACAGCTCGGCACCAACGGTGGAGGATTTTTCGGAATGAATTCCGCATTTCCTTTAGAAAACCCGACGGCGTTTTCAAATCTCCTTGAGCTTCTTGCAATTCTGATCATCCCCGCAGCTCTCTGTGTATCCTTTGGGAAAGCGGTGAAGGACCACCGGCAGGGAAGGGCAGTCTACATTGCAATGATTGTTTTATTTATTGCAGCACTTGCAGGTGCGATCGTATGTGAACAGTTTACGGCACCGCTGTTTGACGGAGTCATGGCAGCAGGAAACATGGAAGGGAAAGAGGTTGTACACGGGATCGGAACCTCGGCCCTTTGGAGCGTAGCAACGACTGCAGCGTCAAATGGTTCAGTAAATTCAATGCATGACAGCTTTACTCCGCTTGGTGGAATGATTCCAATGTTCCTGATGCAGCTTGGAGAAATCGTATTTGGCGGTGTCGGAAGCGGATTATATGGGATGATTGCATTTGTAATCCTGACAGTATTTATTGCAGGACTAATGGTTGGGAGAACACCGGAATATTTAGGAAAGAAGATTGAGCCTTATGATATGAAAATGGTTTGCTTGATTGTGCTTGTACCGCCGCTCATGACATTGTTCGGTACAGCAGCAGCCGTATTAGTACCCGAAGCTGCAAGCTGGCTGACGAATACGGGAGCGCACGGATTTTCAGAAATTCTTTACGCGTTCTCTTCCTTAGGGAACAACAACGGCAGCGCCTTTGGAGGGTTCAACGCGAATACTGTTTTTACAAATGTTACAGGGGGAATCATTATGCTTCTTGTACGATATATTCCTTTAATTGCGGTAATTTATCTGGCGGGAAGTCTGGCGGGTAAAAAGAGCGTTGCTGTAAGTGAAGGGACATTGTCTACTAGCAACCTTATGTTTGTCTCGCTATTGATTGGTATTATTATCATCATTGCCGCTTTGAGCTTCTTGCCGGCGTTGGCACTTGGACCGATAGCAGATTACTTTACAACCTTGAATTGA